One genomic region from Opisthocomus hoazin isolate bOpiHoa1 chromosome Z, bOpiHoa1.hap1, whole genome shotgun sequence encodes:
- the RPS23 gene encoding small ribosomal subunit protein uS12 isoform X1: MGKCRGLRTARKLRSHRRDQKWHDKQYKKAHLGTALKANPFGGASHAKGIVLEKVGVEAKQPNSAIRKCVRVQLIKNGKKITAFVPNDGCLNFIEENDEVLVAGFGRKGHAVGDIPGVRFKVVKVANVSLLALYKGKKERPRS, from the exons ATGG GGAAGTGCAGGGGGCTCCGCACCGCCCGCAAGCTCCGCAGCCACCGCCGCGACCAGAAGTGGCACGACAAGCAGTACAAGAAGGCTCACCTGGGCACGGCGCTGAAGGCCAACCCCTTCGGCGGGGCCTCCCACGCCAAGGGCATCGTCCTGGAGAAAGT cgGAGTAGAAGCTAAACAGCCCAACTCTGCTATCAGGAAATGTGTTAGAGTCCAGCTGATCAAGAATGgcaaaaaaataacagcttttgtTCCCAATGATGGCTGCCTGAACTTCATTGAG GAAAACGATGAAGTTCTGGTTGCTGGTTTCGGTCGGAAGGGTCATGCCGTTGGTGACATTCCTGGAGTTCGCTTCAAGGTTGTCAAAGTAGCCAACGTTTCTCTGTTGGCCTTGtacaagggcaagaaggagagaCCAAGATCATAA
- the RPS23 gene encoding small ribosomal subunit protein uS12 isoform X2, whose product MGKCRGLRTARKLRSHRRDQKWHDKQYKKAHLGTALKANPFGGASHAKGIVLEKVGVEAKQPNSAIRKCVRVQLIKNGKKITAFVPNDGCLNFIEENDEVLVAGFGRKGHAVGDIPGVRFKVVKVANVSLLALYKGKKERPRS is encoded by the exons GGAAGTGCAGGGGGCTCCGCACCGCCCGCAAGCTCCGCAGCCACCGCCGCGACCAGAAGTGGCACGACAAGCAGTACAAGAAGGCTCACCTGGGCACGGCGCTGAAGGCCAACCCCTTCGGCGGGGCCTCCCACGCCAAGGGCATCGTCCTGGAGAAAGT cgGAGTAGAAGCTAAACAGCCCAACTCTGCTATCAGGAAATGTGTTAGAGTCCAGCTGATCAAGAATGgcaaaaaaataacagcttttgtTCCCAATGATGGCTGCCTGAACTTCATTGAG GAAAACGATGAAGTTCTGGTTGCTGGTTTCGGTCGGAAGGGTCATGCCGTTGGTGACATTCCTGGAGTTCGCTTCAAGGTTGTCAAAGTAGCCAACGTTTCTCTGTTGGCCTTGtacaagggcaagaaggagagaCCAAGATCATAA